Below is a window of Podarcis muralis chromosome 5, rPodMur119.hap1.1, whole genome shotgun sequence DNA.
TCAGAAGACTAGGCCAAGACCTCTTGTCTGTATATTGCTTTTTAAAGGGAGGAAgatctaactgcagcttctgaactCTTGACATGTGCTCCATTATGTTCATCCAGAGGTGCCATATATTTCCTGGAATATCCCTGTAGCATATTGGTGGATATCCCTGTGCTATAGGTACTTTTCACATGAAATGGAAATGAGTGAGAAATGATCTGGAAGTGGTTTGAGGGGTGTAGTCTGCTGACCTGTCTTGTGAAATATGAGTCCACCTCTGAAAATGCCCAATCTGCAGGACCTCTTAAAATGCTTGATTTTCgtgtttctcttctcttctagCCATGTCTCAGGCTGTGCAGACAAACGGAACGCAGCCTTTGAGCAAAACATGGGAGCTCAGCTTGTATGAACTTCAAAGAACACCTCAGGTACTAAAGAGgagttgttgtgtttttaaaaaaacatctttgctTAACTTACAAAAGATGTgaatgccccctgccccccaaaatgttaATTTATCAACTAGAGCATTACAACAAAACTCAAATCTTATTTGCATTTGCCAGAAATAAAGAGGAAATGATTTCATGATTATTAtgaggcattttaaaaaatagcaacttCAGCTTGACCAGGAAACAATTGCCTGAGAACTCTATTTAACTTTTATCATTAGGAAGCAATAACAGATGGCTTGGAAATAGTGGTGTCACCACGAAGCCTCCACAGTGAGCTGATGTGTCCCATTTGTTTGGATATGTTGAAGAACACCATGACTACTAAGGAATGTCTGCATCGTTTTTGCGCTGATTGTATCATCACAGCCCTGAGAAGTGGGTAAGTATGGTgataaaagatttttttaaaaaaaacctctatcTGGATTGGTTATAGTACTTGAGCAGTACCTTGGGATTCTAGGTAAAATGTAAAGAacctgcaaaaaaccccaaaaaaactttAGGTGGTATTCaagtaagttttattcagagaagacccattgaaattaaaagccttctgtcatgaatgctttgagattcctgcattgcagggcattggactagatgacacttatGGTCCCTtctgtgttcattaatttcagtgtgtctgctctgagtaaagcttagttgaagATCACCCTTTTActttacctccctccctccccaaagttGACAGCCAGCCAAGGCCACAATTCCCAAATCTTAAATGTTTAGCATTAAAAGGTAGAGAAGCATTTGcagttactttatttttattttgtccttcctccaaggagtttacGGGGTATGGCTCCCGCTGACGGATTGGATCCTAAAATTCCTAGGCGCTCTGTGTTCTGATGAATGGCGGAGTCCCAGAAGTGTATGTTTGGAGTGGATGCATCGTGTAGTAATAAAACACGCTGAGTCAAAGAAAAACTTTTACTAAAGGGAAAAGGGGCTTCGTTacaaaaaccaaaaataaatTTCAGAGAAAAAACTGCAACCATGTGAGGTACAAACAAAAGTAGGAGAGTGACCAGCTCGCTGAGTGCACAAATTTATCTCTCCTAGCTCAGCGTGACCTTCAGATAGtcaaaaccatgggtaggcaaactaaggcctgcaggccggattaggcccaattgccttctggatctggcctgcagacggtctgggaatcaccaTGTAGATcacctctccctcacacggcagcggcagcgcctcctccctccctcctcctggcttcccaccgccctgcctagaggaggaagggggctgggctttgttggtgccagcagcagcagtagcgctTGAGCggccaccattttaagcagcccctgaCCGGAGCCCTTTCATGCGCCGCTCATCGTCCCTTCACCgccaccagcccctgctgctcgcaagacacaggtaagcagccaccagggctcatggtgctcttgcatcaccccccccccaatatagtctggccccccacaaggtttgagggacagtggaccagccccctactgaagaagtttgctgacccctggtcaaaaCAATATTTGTAACAGAAATGAACCTCCTAGAATGAATTAGAATCTTCCAGCATTTTCCAGTTTCTGCCCTCAAAGACTTTAGCCATGATGCCCCATCCCAATTTATCATCACAACCAACTTGTAGAATAGAGACTTGACTCGGTGTCACCCAGAGAACTTCATATCTTGATATTTTGAACCTAGGACTCACTGGTTCAAGTCAGGTACTGCACTGGCAGCAAGAAACTTCTTGGTGTTTTTTTCTGACCAAGAAGGGGACGTGTAAGGAATTGTGCCTCTTTATTCTCATTCCCCACCTAATAAGTGATTAGCTGTAATAACTCAACAGCTAAGTTAGGGAACTGAAGTGAAATACCTCAAAATAAGCTTAGCCTTTACCAACTAGTCTAGAAACCTGTAACGTCTAACTGAAGAGTAGTAACTGAAAAGAAGCAACTGTGAAGTGAGTATAACAcatgggtgtcaaacacaaggcccgcgggccgaatgtggcccgccagacctcgtcatgtggcccttgtagccgccgccggccgccagccttcaccttttattctcgcttttttttttttttgacacaagaaagccgcctcttcagcgcatgagaacaagccagagaacgtctgccctctagcagcgccggccgttctacacaggaaacctccactttacatgcattcaggaaacctccacttgtttttatattgagcgcatatTGAGTCCTATAGATACAACCggacctttgagggtgaccaaactactgatgcggcccccgatgaatttgagtttgacacccctggtaTAACAAATCTGTTTGCACCAGGTGCTTGAATTGTGCGATGTGCAAAACTGGTTTGTGACTGTATCCAATATGGCAAGGGTTTGGTAAGTCATATTTCATTAAGAAGGGACTAATCAAGACTGCAGACTGTTACAAAGCATGATATGAAGAGCATACTTGTGGAActgcttttctccttttctcttcttAGAAACAAAGAATGCCCTACTTGCCGTAAAAAGCTTGTTTCGAAGAGGTCACTAAGACCAGACCCAAACTTTGATGCCCTTATCAGTAAAATTTATCCAAGTCGTGATGAATATGAAGCCCATCAGGAGAGAGTTCTAGCAAGGATCAGTAAGCACAACAACCAGCAGGCTCTGAGCCACAGCATTGAGGAGGGTCTGAAAATCCAGGCCCTGAACAGGTAAGAGACTCCAAGTAATCGGGAGTTAGACATTGGAGGGTGTGGGGAGGTGCAGCTTAGTGCTAGAAAACTAGATTGGGTTTTCAATCTCAAACCCACATTTTCAGTTTAAAAATTATGCTACCAGAGTTGAGAGAGATACTTGCTTAGGTTTTGAGAACTGCTGTTACAAGTAGACAGAAGTGAGCTAAATGGTTCCTATTCTGCAAGGCAGATTAATGTGTGTTATGTATGATCCTGCCCATTTTTGTCTATAATTGGAAGATGACTGACTAAGCTTAGCAAGCTGGTTTTATTTAATGAGCTTTTGCAGGAAAACAGAAACCTGTTTTAATGATATCTGGGGTTCTAGAGTCCAACTCTGCACCAGTCATGCCTTTCTGCATTTGGCATTCTTGCACTCTGCTTCAGTTCCATATGAATGTTTTTTTGGATCTGAGAAACTTAATTCTTCCATAGTGGAACATGCTAAACGGTGGTTCTGCATTGATTGTGTCAGCTGGCAGTTTGTTTTGAGATCATGGGAGTCTTATTCATATATTTGATAGCTTGTGTGAGGTCTTTGAAAATGACTTGCTGAACAGGTTGCATGACTTACTTGAACATGTTATGTATGCTTCTTAGGTTACAGAGAGGCAAGAAGCAACCGATAGAGAATGGCAGTGGAGCAGAAGACAATGGCGACAGCTCGCATTGTAGTAATGCTTCAACTCACAGTAATCAAGAAGCTGGGCCAAGTAACAAAAGGACAAAAACCTCCGATGATTCTGGGCTAgaattggataataataatacgaCAGTTGCCATAGACCCAGTATTGGATGGTGCAAGTGAAATAGAACTAGTTTTCCGACCCCATCCGACACTAATGGAAAATGATGACAGTGCACAGACAAGGTAAGCAGTGGTTGTCCCTTTTTTCAGAAGGTGTTGTGTACATGTTAGtgatctagcccaggggtctgcaacctttaagacaaaaagagccacttggacccgtttccaaaggggggggaaactgggagccgcaaaaccattgtgacatttaaaacaaatatatctccggagccgcgatctgacagcgggcgggaaggtgacgtcgggacggtgcgtggctaacgcaccgcccccatgcaacgtcacagccagtacagcgcccgccacagtggggagtgtcggggcgcacaatgcgcctcttcccctcactagtatccgccccggagccgcagcaaaggtgtaaaagagccacatgcggctccggagccgcgggttgcagacccctgatctagccttttgcgaaggggtgtgtgtgctatCTGATTATTCAGGACAAGCTCTTGGAAGTGCTCAGTTGCCGCCCTTTACCTATATTTTGGATCATGTTGCTTGTGGATGTTTTTCAATtgcagtcatttatttatttttgtacatgGGTTGTCTTTGTTCTTGCTGCAGGTACATAAAGACCTCTGGCAATGCCACAGTTGATCACTTGTCCAAGTACCTAGCTGTGAGATTGGCCTTGGAAGAACTCCGAAGCAAAGGAGAGTCAAATCAGATGAATCTTGAAACAGCCAGTGAGAAGCAGTACACAATTTATATTGCTACAGCTAATGGCCAGTTTACTGTGAGTAGCTGATTCAGCTAAAACCGTAATTGGGAGAAAATAAAGTGCCACAGCTTTAAGATACACCTGAGTCCTATTGAGAAATTCTCCATGCACAGGGCTAAATGCATGGAAGGGAAGCAAGACCACATCTGGCTCTGCTGCCAAAGCCCTGCATCCTCTCCAGAACATCCACAAAGGGGCACCTACTTGTGTTCAGGTGAGCATGCCTAGGCACCCCTTTGCTTGCCCTGTTGATGTCAGAGATGGATCTGCTATGGCAAATGACTTAAAGGGAGACTGTGCGGAATTTCTGAATAGGATTTTGATGTACTTCTGTTCCTCTTGAGGCTGATCACGCAACTTGTATGAAGTGGGCCTGTGAACAAGCacaacattggtataaaatcagtGTAAATAATTACATGGTCATACTGCTTAAAGAGAGTGTGTGGTATATAGCA
It encodes the following:
- the RNF2 gene encoding E3 ubiquitin-protein ligase RING2 isoform X1, yielding MFPAVQKPEVLTHLTLHPDKRAMSQAVQTNGTQPLSKTWELSLYELQRTPQEAITDGLEIVVSPRSLHSELMCPICLDMLKNTMTTKECLHRFCADCIITALRSGNKECPTCRKKLVSKRSLRPDPNFDALISKIYPSRDEYEAHQERVLARISKHNNQQALSHSIEEGLKIQALNRLQRGKKQPIENGSGAEDNGDSSHCSNASTHSNQEAGPSNKRTKTSDDSGLELDNNNTTVAIDPVLDGASEIELVFRPHPTLMENDDSAQTRYIKTSGNATVDHLSKYLAVRLALEELRSKGESNQMNLETASEKQYTIYIATANGQFTVLNGSFSLELVSEKYWKVNKPMELYYAPTKEHK
- the RNF2 gene encoding E3 ubiquitin-protein ligase RING2 isoform X2; the protein is MSQAVQTNGTQPLSKTWELSLYELQRTPQEAITDGLEIVVSPRSLHSELMCPICLDMLKNTMTTKECLHRFCADCIITALRSGNKECPTCRKKLVSKRSLRPDPNFDALISKIYPSRDEYEAHQERVLARISKHNNQQALSHSIEEGLKIQALNRLQRGKKQPIENGSGAEDNGDSSHCSNASTHSNQEAGPSNKRTKTSDDSGLELDNNNTTVAIDPVLDGASEIELVFRPHPTLMENDDSAQTRYIKTSGNATVDHLSKYLAVRLALEELRSKGESNQMNLETASEKQYTIYIATANGQFTVLNGSFSLELVSEKYWKVNKPMELYYAPTKEHK